Proteins from a single region of Rhodospirillaceae bacterium:
- a CDS encoding cell division protein, whose protein sequence is MFSRPVELQFRRDPAARTLPWIIALMVFLAGLALSGALSIGVALERWDRGLSGTVTVQLLPPGPGDSFPGTFGDRLARTLEILQQTPGVLRAEALTDGEIATLLEPWLNSGDILQELPLPKLIDVTLDTAQPPNLAKLEAQLAAEVPGASLDDHKRWSERLTALARILKFAAGFVVLLTGLTAVAMIIFTTHTGLAIHQNTIALLHTFGARDSYIATQFQSHAMRVGFRGGAMGAALAALTIFITGRLVESLDIEMLSGFSLATRHWIAIAALPIATAFIAMLAARITVLRKLSRML, encoded by the coding sequence CGAGCTTCAGTTTCGCCGTGACCCAGCGGCACGAACCCTGCCATGGATTATCGCCCTAATGGTGTTTCTGGCCGGTCTCGCGCTAAGCGGCGCGCTTTCCATCGGGGTGGCGCTTGAACGCTGGGACCGCGGGCTTTCCGGAACCGTCACCGTCCAGCTTCTGCCGCCCGGCCCGGGAGATTCTTTCCCCGGCACCTTCGGCGACCGCCTCGCAAGAACCCTCGAGATTTTACAGCAGACGCCGGGTGTCCTCCGCGCCGAGGCCTTGACGGACGGCGAAATCGCAACCTTGCTCGAACCCTGGCTCAACAGCGGGGACATCCTTCAGGAACTGCCCTTGCCAAAACTGATCGACGTGACGCTGGACACGGCACAACCGCCCAATTTGGCAAAGCTTGAGGCACAATTGGCCGCAGAAGTGCCGGGCGCCTCTCTGGACGATCACAAACGCTGGTCGGAACGTCTGACTGCCCTGGCACGCATCCTCAAATTCGCAGCCGGCTTCGTTGTCCTGCTGACCGGGCTGACCGCGGTTGCAATGATCATTTTCACGACGCATACCGGGCTTGCCATCCATCAAAATACGATTGCGCTTCTCCATACGTTTGGTGCCCGGGACAGCTATATTGCCACACAGTTTCAATCCCACGCGATGCGGGTAGGCTTTCGTGGCGGCGCAATGGGCGCCGCGCTGGCCGCCCTCACAATCTTTATCACCGGAAGATTGGTTGAAAGCCTCGACATTGAAATGCTCTCCGGATTTTCGCTCGCGACCCGGCATTGGATCGCCATCGCCGCCCTGCCAATCGCGACGGCCTTTATCGCCATGCTCGCTGCCCGAATAACGGTGCTTCGAAAACTTTCCCGGATGCTATAG
- a CDS encoding D-glycero-beta-D-manno-heptose-1,7-bisphosphate 7-phosphatase, whose amino-acid sequence MQLVLLDRDGVLNENRTDYVKHPGELVMLPGAGKAIARLNQANIRVALVTNQAVVGRKIIDTAMLHHIHNHLRNELHKDSASLDAIFYCTDPPDAPGPRRKPNPGMLTDALRRFSADPKTTPIIGDALRDLEAAAAVHCPRILVRTGMGAATQAAKLPKHVLPVAIYENLSEAVDVLLENGR is encoded by the coding sequence ATGCAGCTTGTTCTTCTCGACCGCGACGGCGTGTTGAATGAAAACCGGACGGATTACGTCAAGCATCCGGGCGAGCTTGTCATGCTGCCCGGAGCCGGAAAGGCCATTGCGCGCCTCAATCAGGCCAATATCCGGGTGGCGCTGGTAACAAACCAGGCGGTCGTCGGCCGCAAGATTATCGACACGGCCATGCTTCATCATATCCACAACCATTTGCGCAACGAACTGCATAAGGATAGCGCCTCGCTGGATGCCATTTTCTACTGCACGGACCCCCCCGACGCGCCGGGGCCACGCCGAAAGCCAAACCCTGGCATGCTTACCGACGCGCTGCGGCGGTTTTCGGCGGACCCGAAGACAACGCCAATAATTGGCGATGCGCTTCGCGATCTGGAAGCAGCGGCGGCGGTGCATTGCCCCCGAATTCTGGTTCGCACCGGCATGGGGGCCGCAACCCAGGCGGCAAAGCTGCCAAAACATGTGCTTCCCGTCGCAATCTATG